The following coding sequences are from one Cenarchaeum symbiosum A window:
- a CDS encoding TPR repeat protein (COG0457), producing MSSDPRIDSLLDEANQLFLKKRYDEAVHFYEEVLDTDPGNLSAINNAGYALSKTGSFEKALSYYGKGLELYPGDVSITVNMISCMRKLGDLDGALGRCEALLVDMPDYNAVLYHKERILYSMSRFDESVICCDRILAVYPDNWEVIYDRARSLARLDRIPDCTETLRRAIGMHPGAAAKALGDKAFENACKDSTFQKMLVDQPDSD from the coding sequence ATGAGCTCGGATCCTAGAATTGACTCGCTGCTTGACGAGGCAAACCAGCTGTTCCTCAAAAAGAGGTACGATGAGGCCGTCCACTTTTACGAGGAGGTGCTCGATACGGACCCCGGCAACCTGAGCGCGATTAACAACGCGGGGTACGCGCTATCCAAGACCGGCAGTTTTGAGAAGGCGCTGTCCTATTACGGAAAGGGCCTCGAGCTGTACCCCGGGGACGTCTCGATAACCGTAAACATGATCTCCTGCATGAGAAAGCTTGGCGATCTAGACGGGGCGCTGGGCCGCTGCGAGGCCTTGCTGGTGGATATGCCCGACTATAACGCGGTGCTGTACCACAAGGAGAGGATACTGTATTCGATGTCAAGATTCGACGAGTCCGTTATATGCTGCGACAGGATACTGGCAGTATACCCTGACAACTGGGAGGTCATATACGACAGGGCGCGCTCGCTGGCCAGGCTCGATAGGATCCCCGACTGTACAGAGACGCTTAGAAGGGCGATAGGGATGCACCCGGGTGCGGCGGCCAAGGCGCTCGGGGACAAGGCGTTTGAGAATGCCTGCAAGGATAGCACATTTCAAAAGATGCTGGTGGATCAGCCCGATTCAGACTGA
- a CDS encoding diphthamide synthase subunit (COG1736) — protein sequence MIVIDEDRISEIIEERKPMSVALNGPDGMLPQVQRTASRIMEKFGIPAYILADTTWGTCDFNSAGAETLGAEILFNIGHTINVEQYGKNVHLIDAYDDMPFDSVAEKTVSLLAGKTVSLVTDSQHLNQVDAVRSILEKGGVIVKVGKGRGQLNDGQVFGCEFYPAMDTKESADANVFMGQSNFHAAGLALSTGLPTFVLDPYFNEVRDVTEFAEKLQRKATLAVYKAADAQTFGIIVGLKEGQLSKLTALKFKKELEKEGRTVQLLAMTDITNDRLRSFSGIDAYIQVACPRISTDNPFDKPLLSTPQAAALLRVIRKEEIGSYLQIPHWL from the coding sequence ATGATAGTAATAGACGAGGATAGAATATCCGAGATAATAGAGGAGAGAAAGCCCATGTCGGTGGCCCTCAACGGCCCAGATGGCATGCTGCCCCAGGTGCAGCGCACAGCATCAAGGATAATGGAGAAATTCGGCATACCCGCGTACATACTCGCAGATACCACATGGGGCACCTGCGATTTTAACTCGGCGGGAGCAGAGACCCTGGGAGCAGAGATACTCTTCAACATAGGCCATACAATCAATGTCGAACAGTACGGGAAAAACGTCCACCTGATAGACGCCTACGATGATATGCCGTTTGATTCTGTGGCCGAAAAGACAGTATCCCTCCTCGCAGGCAAAACCGTCTCGCTCGTCACCGACAGCCAGCATCTAAACCAGGTGGATGCGGTCAGGTCCATACTAGAAAAGGGCGGCGTCATAGTAAAAGTGGGAAAGGGAAGGGGGCAGCTCAACGACGGCCAGGTGTTCGGCTGCGAGTTCTATCCCGCCATGGATACAAAAGAGTCAGCCGACGCCAACGTCTTCATGGGGCAGAGCAACTTCCATGCGGCGGGCCTTGCCCTGTCTACGGGACTGCCCACGTTCGTGCTCGACCCGTACTTTAACGAGGTAAGGGATGTCACAGAGTTTGCCGAAAAGCTGCAGCGCAAGGCCACGCTGGCTGTCTACAAGGCCGCAGATGCGCAGACATTCGGGATAATAGTCGGCCTAAAAGAGGGGCAGCTCTCAAAGCTTACCGCTCTAAAGTTCAAAAAAGAGCTCGAAAAAGAGGGCAGGACAGTCCAGCTGCTCGCCATGACGGATATAACCAACGACAGGCTGCGCAGCTTCTCCGGGATAGACGCCTACATCCAGGTGGCCTGCCCCAGGATATCCACCGACAACCCGTTTGACAAGCCTCTTCTGTCCACACCCCAGGCGGCGGCGCTTCTGCGGGTCATCCGGAAAGAAGAGATCGGATCCTACCTGCAGATCCCCCACTGGTTATAG
- a CDS encoding uncharacterized protein with SCP/PR1 domains (COG2340), producing the protein MRRIYAGMLCSASQATNSRHAHLEPLETDCSHLYVFDGGHFRCVRCGHLRQARPYKKRRAARAVPGMALLAVLAVAGAGVYLGVLHFDVSRQDIEAQAMGIYDAIPIDAAEDAILGAFSAETGNTLYSSIPAGAIDAAENVAAEISQYPPFRTESGFDHAAVESYIFRLTNEERVAYGIEPLYRTPEIDGIALGHSRDMYDRDYFEHETPEGLGPTGRGQEAGYDCRKNYLGYYTYGLAENIAYGHTYSSYMQEGIPSTYGWLAGEEDLARQLVDGWMNSPGHRENILEEKYNRIGVGVYIGESEEVYATQNFC; encoded by the coding sequence ATGCGCCGCATCTATGCAGGGATGCTCTGTTCTGCAAGTCAAGCCACAAATAGCAGACATGCACATCTTGAGCCATTGGAGACGGACTGCAGCCACCTGTACGTCTTTGACGGGGGGCACTTTCGCTGCGTAAGGTGCGGGCATCTCCGCCAGGCTAGGCCGTACAAAAAGAGGAGGGCCGCAAGGGCTGTCCCGGGGATGGCCCTGCTGGCAGTACTGGCGGTGGCCGGGGCAGGAGTGTACCTGGGCGTGCTGCACTTTGACGTGAGCAGGCAGGACATAGAGGCCCAGGCAATGGGGATATACGACGCGATCCCGATCGATGCCGCCGAAGACGCCATCCTCGGCGCGTTCTCTGCAGAGACTGGGAATACACTGTACAGCTCGATACCTGCCGGAGCCATCGATGCCGCAGAGAATGTGGCAGCAGAGATCTCCCAGTACCCGCCGTTTAGGACAGAATCAGGCTTTGATCATGCAGCTGTAGAATCGTACATCTTCCGGCTTACAAATGAGGAGAGGGTGGCATACGGCATTGAGCCACTGTACAGGACTCCCGAGATAGACGGGATAGCGCTCGGGCACAGCAGGGACATGTACGACCGGGATTATTTTGAGCACGAGACGCCCGAAGGGCTAGGCCCGACGGGCAGGGGGCAGGAGGCAGGCTACGACTGCCGAAAGAACTATCTTGGATACTATACCTACGGACTGGCGGAGAACATCGCGTATGGGCATACGTATTCATCGTACATGCAGGAGGGCATACCGTCTACATATGGGTGGCTGGCGGGAGAGGAGGATCTTGCACGGCAGCTTGTCGATGGCTGGATGAACAGTCCCGGCCACAGGGAGAACATACTGGAGGAGAAGTACAACCGGATAGGGGTGGGCGTGTACATAGGCGAATCAGAGGAGGTGTACGCCACGCAGAACTTTTGCTAG
- a CDS encoding site-specific DNA methylase (COG0338): MTAEGMADSAADRKCKLKWNQDLFGKISVVPPLGYIRSRRQAVGHILPILQSIRHDEYREPMAGEGAVFFAKPWSANSVLNDLDEDLITTYRILRNASTRDELATAIAENPPVRGMIPDDGNDPATVARRRLSQSHIEHSSPEKMTPDKWKEMITMAGRKLEGTELTVSDFEDSIAEPGRNVLMFVDPPRYNPGGVFTEGDHSRLAGALRLAPHKFLLVCNDCPEVRKLYDWARVKEAALGAQTGELFISNFELPDRPCQDA, encoded by the coding sequence ATGACTGCCGAGGGCATGGCGGATAGCGCCGCAGACCGCAAGTGCAAGCTAAAGTGGAACCAGGATCTATTCGGCAAGATCTCCGTGGTGCCCCCGCTCGGGTATATCCGGTCCAGGAGGCAGGCAGTCGGGCATATACTTCCCATTCTACAGTCTATACGCCATGATGAATACAGGGAGCCGATGGCGGGGGAGGGCGCCGTCTTTTTTGCAAAGCCGTGGTCCGCAAACAGCGTCCTCAACGACCTGGACGAGGATCTGATCACCACGTACAGGATACTGCGGAATGCCTCCACCCGGGACGAGCTTGCAACGGCCATCGCAGAGAATCCGCCCGTGCGGGGCATGATCCCGGACGACGGCAACGATCCGGCAACAGTGGCGCGGAGGCGCCTATCCCAGAGCCACATCGAGCACAGCAGCCCTGAAAAGATGACGCCAGACAAGTGGAAGGAGATGATCACGATGGCCGGCCGCAAGCTGGAGGGCACAGAGCTTACGGTCTCTGACTTTGAGGATTCAATAGCAGAGCCCGGCAGGAACGTCCTGATGTTTGTAGATCCCCCGCGTTATAACCCGGGCGGGGTCTTTACAGAAGGCGACCACAGCCGGCTCGCAGGGGCGCTCCGGCTGGCCCCACACAAGTTCCTCCTAGTATGCAATGACTGCCCCGAGGTAAGAAAGCTCTACGACTGGGCCCGCGTAAAGGAGGCAGCACTGGGGGCACAGACGGGGGAGCTGTTCATATCCAACTTTGAGCTGCCTGACAGACCCTGTCAAGATGCGTAG
- a CDS encoding DNA-binding protein containing a Zn-ribbon domain (COG1571): protein MRTQAYPAGPSRPGRGAAGGPRPGVPENLKGSKFKPPAWGLLGILFTHTWCTHACRKGKKRSMGPLLQLAGTRLHIGIDDTDSIKGMCTTYLGFRLARLLQKEGAEFEDYPRLVRLNPNVPWKTRGNGAVGMTVNVSDPEAARKIAIDAVSLYSDLENGANPAAVFCEGGIPQPVRDLSREALHVMVEQERARGIIERHCSGLFYTGSGQGMVGAAAAIGYEFGDSTLELLSYRREENRGTPRPIWPEDVRGIQGAYPDTFNSYDEARGTSIIAPRGPDPVFYGIRGELASSLLGASEMVRTPERLEGYMIYRSNQGTADHLEYVIDAADPRPYSSGTISGVISTEPVVREGGHVFFEINAGGSMVPCAVYKESGMTDAAALLRGGDKVVVGGGIRRESGSHPKVLNVEFARVERLARIYRMANPYCTKCSKSMKSKGIGQGFKCTRCGAASIHRVEREIPRGISVGLYLPVASSQRHLARPYGRQGRTSRIQFDGASPWLGVFDSGE from the coding sequence ATGCGGACGCAGGCATATCCTGCTGGTCCATCGCGGCCTGGCAGGGGGGCGGCCGGCGGGCCGCGGCCTGGAGTCCCGGAAAATTTGAAAGGCTCGAAATTCAAGCCTCCGGCCTGGGGCCTGCTTGGCATTTTGTTCACACATACATGGTGTACCCACGCCTGTCGGAAAGGCAAAAAACGGAGCATGGGGCCACTATTGCAGTTGGCCGGCACCAGACTGCACATAGGGATAGACGATACGGATTCTATAAAGGGCATGTGCACCACCTATCTTGGCTTTAGGCTGGCCCGCCTGCTGCAAAAAGAGGGGGCAGAGTTCGAGGACTATCCCCGGCTTGTGCGCCTCAACCCCAATGTGCCGTGGAAGACCCGGGGCAACGGGGCAGTGGGGATGACCGTGAATGTCTCCGACCCGGAAGCGGCGAGGAAGATCGCCATAGATGCGGTATCCCTGTATTCCGATCTAGAGAACGGGGCAAACCCTGCGGCGGTATTCTGCGAGGGAGGGATCCCACAGCCCGTGAGGGATCTCAGCAGGGAGGCGCTGCACGTCATGGTGGAGCAGGAGAGGGCCCGGGGGATAATAGAGCGCCACTGTTCCGGACTGTTCTATACGGGCAGCGGCCAGGGCATGGTGGGCGCGGCTGCCGCCATCGGGTATGAATTTGGAGACAGCACGCTTGAACTATTAAGCTACAGAAGAGAAGAGAACCGCGGGACGCCGCGGCCGATCTGGCCTGAGGATGTCCGGGGAATACAGGGCGCATACCCCGATACGTTCAACAGCTATGACGAGGCAAGGGGCACATCAATAATCGCGCCGCGCGGGCCCGACCCCGTATTCTATGGGATAAGGGGCGAGCTGGCCAGTTCACTACTGGGAGCATCAGAGATGGTAAGGACTCCTGAGAGATTGGAGGGCTACATGATATACAGGAGCAACCAGGGGACGGCGGACCACCTGGAATATGTAATAGATGCAGCCGATCCCCGCCCGTATTCCTCGGGGACCATCTCCGGTGTAATATCTACAGAACCGGTTGTCCGGGAGGGCGGCCACGTATTCTTTGAGATAAATGCAGGAGGCTCCATGGTGCCATGCGCCGTATACAAGGAATCCGGCATGACAGATGCAGCGGCCCTTCTCCGCGGGGGTGACAAAGTGGTGGTGGGCGGCGGCATAAGGAGGGAGTCTGGCAGCCACCCAAAGGTGCTCAATGTTGAATTTGCAAGGGTGGAACGGCTGGCGCGAATATACCGCATGGCAAACCCCTACTGTACAAAATGCTCAAAGAGCATGAAGTCAAAAGGGATAGGCCAGGGGTTCAAGTGTACACGGTGCGGGGCCGCCTCTATACACAGGGTGGAGCGGGAGATCCCGCGGGGCATATCTGTTGGGTTGTACCTGCCGGTGGCGTCGTCCCAGAGGCACCTTGCGCGCCCCTACGGGCGCCAGGGCAGGACCAGCCGCATACAGTTCGACGGCGCATCGCCGTGGCTAGGTGTGTTTGATAGCGGGGAGTAG
- a CDS encoding glucose/sorbosone dehydrogenase (COG2133) has product MPVNLPGPAGVVSPLELINRGCRTISVDKRVRIGGIIAAVAISIIIITSPGEPLPLPRPTTTSSGSGSVDVLATGLDEPRHLAFYGDRVFLTEKAGRVRVVQDDVLLEEPLAVLRVADELDSGLLGIAVHPDFGENHKLYVYHSYIEDGAAWNRILQITERDNKLEDAETVLDKIPGSRFSNGGVIKFGPDGKLYVGTGSVSDTLHLSQEMDSLGGKILRINDDGSIPSDNPFEGSPVYSLGHRDPQGMAWSSDGTMYASDLGPSKNDEINVIIPGGNYGWPDHECSGGGYEDSILCFDPAIEPGGLVVYSGEQLEFGGSLIMTSLRVGSLYGFDPTDGGLEDRQSILAGLGRIRDVDEGPDGYLYALTSNTDGRGFPDRTDDKLLRVIR; this is encoded by the coding sequence ATGCCTGTCAACCTTCCGGGGCCCGCAGGTGTAGTGTCTCCCTTGGAATTAATTAACCGGGGGTGCCGCACTATCTCGGTGGACAAAAGAGTACGCATAGGCGGGATAATAGCTGCTGTCGCCATATCGATAATCATAATCACCTCGCCCGGGGAGCCGCTCCCCCTGCCCCGGCCGACTACAACCAGCTCGGGCAGCGGCTCTGTAGACGTTCTTGCCACCGGCCTTGACGAGCCCAGGCACCTGGCGTTCTACGGGGACAGGGTATTCCTTACTGAAAAAGCAGGCAGGGTCAGAGTAGTGCAGGATGATGTCCTGTTAGAGGAGCCGCTTGCCGTGCTCAGGGTCGCCGACGAGCTCGACAGCGGCCTGCTGGGGATAGCCGTCCATCCCGATTTTGGGGAGAACCACAAACTGTACGTGTACCATTCGTACATCGAAGACGGGGCCGCCTGGAACCGCATACTGCAGATTACCGAAAGGGACAACAAGCTCGAGGATGCAGAGACCGTATTAGACAAGATACCCGGGTCGCGGTTCAGCAATGGAGGGGTGATAAAGTTTGGGCCCGACGGCAAGCTGTACGTGGGGACGGGATCGGTCTCTGATACTTTGCATTTATCCCAGGAGATGGATTCTCTTGGAGGCAAGATACTGCGGATAAACGACGACGGCAGCATACCATCAGACAACCCCTTTGAGGGCTCGCCGGTCTATTCCCTGGGGCACCGTGACCCGCAGGGGATGGCATGGTCTTCTGACGGCACAATGTATGCCAGCGATCTTGGCCCGTCGAAAAACGACGAGATCAACGTGATCATCCCCGGGGGAAACTATGGGTGGCCCGACCATGAGTGCTCCGGCGGGGGGTATGAAGATTCCATACTGTGCTTTGATCCTGCTATAGAGCCCGGGGGCCTGGTGGTATATTCGGGGGAGCAGCTTGAATTTGGCGGCAGTCTCATAATGACCTCTCTCAGGGTGGGCAGCCTGTACGGGTTTGACCCTACTGACGGCGGCCTCGAAGACAGGCAGAGCATACTTGCCGGCCTTGGAAGAATACGCGACGTAGACGAGGGGCCCGACGGGTACCTCTACGCGCTCACCTCGAATACTGACGGAAGGGGCTTTCCCGACAGGACTGACGACAAGCTGTTGAGGGTGATCCGGTGA
- a CDS encoding hydroxymethylglutaryl-CoA reductase (COG1257) — MSSSAIPDFFKKDRAERIRLVKEHAGLTEEEARLLDGGISFAEADRMVENAIGTFALPLGIATNFAVNGRDVLVPMVIEEPSVVAAASRAAKAARIHGGFTAKATDPLVPGQIQVLGADMGRAAEGIRAASREILDTANACSSTLSKMGRGAREVTTREVGTDTGPMLLIELLVDVGDAMGANVVNSMCEAVAPVIERATGGEAVLRILSNYTTQRLARASAVFDGSMAGGPGIVGKMISAYQLARYDVYRAVTHNKGVMNGCIAVSGATGQDSRAIEAAAHAYAARSGRYTSLTEWSQDSQGNLVGSLEMPLSVGTVGGVTAVHPLARLCIKMTGASSAGELACVIVSAGLAQNFAALRALSAEGIQKGHMRLHARNVAAAAGATPDQIDGIAAKMAEEGDISPRRARELLDGP; from the coding sequence ATGAGTAGCTCTGCGATACCGGACTTTTTCAAAAAGGACCGCGCCGAGAGGATTAGACTGGTCAAAGAGCACGCTGGCCTGACCGAGGAGGAGGCGCGGCTGCTTGATGGCGGCATATCCTTTGCAGAAGCGGACAGGATGGTCGAGAATGCGATAGGCACGTTTGCCCTGCCCCTTGGAATAGCTACAAACTTTGCAGTGAACGGTAGGGATGTCCTGGTCCCCATGGTGATAGAGGAGCCGTCTGTGGTAGCCGCCGCGTCAAGAGCGGCAAAGGCGGCCCGCATACACGGCGGGTTTACGGCGAAGGCAACAGATCCCCTGGTGCCCGGCCAGATACAGGTGCTCGGGGCCGATATGGGCAGGGCCGCAGAAGGTATCAGGGCCGCATCCCGGGAGATATTGGATACGGCCAATGCCTGCAGCAGTACTCTCTCCAAGATGGGCCGGGGCGCCCGGGAGGTCACAACAAGAGAGGTGGGGACCGATACAGGGCCGATGCTGCTGATAGAATTGCTAGTAGACGTGGGGGATGCCATGGGCGCCAACGTGGTCAATTCGATGTGCGAGGCGGTGGCCCCAGTTATCGAGCGGGCTACAGGGGGGGAGGCGGTCCTCCGGATACTATCGAACTATACCACGCAGAGGCTGGCCCGGGCTTCTGCCGTCTTTGACGGGTCCATGGCGGGGGGCCCGGGTATAGTGGGCAAGATGATATCCGCGTACCAGCTGGCCAGATATGACGTGTACCGGGCTGTAACCCACAACAAAGGCGTGATGAACGGCTGCATAGCCGTATCCGGTGCGACCGGGCAGGATTCCCGGGCCATAGAGGCTGCCGCCCATGCGTATGCGGCCCGTTCCGGAAGGTACACTTCTCTTACAGAATGGTCGCAGGATTCTCAGGGGAATTTAGTGGGCTCCCTGGAGATGCCGCTCTCTGTGGGTACAGTGGGCGGGGTCACGGCAGTCCATCCCTTGGCCCGTCTCTGTATCAAGATGACCGGCGCCTCGTCGGCGGGAGAGCTTGCCTGCGTGATCGTATCTGCCGGTCTTGCGCAGAACTTTGCCGCTCTAAGGGCGCTCTCTGCCGAGGGGATACAAAAGGGCCACATGAGATTGCACGCCCGGAACGTGGCCGCGGCAGCAGGTGCCACGCCTGACCAGATAGACGGAATAGCTGCCAAGATGGCCGAGGAGGGCGACATTTCCCCCCGCAGGGCCCGTGAGCTGTTGGATGGGCCCTAG
- a CDS encoding ATP phosphoribosyltransferase (COG0040): protein MPVKFAIPKGSLEDATFKLLERSWTRVNRKSRTYRVFLDDPQIIVKMLRPQEIPTLVAEGLYDVGITGKDWVGETRADVEPLLDLEYGRIKLVVAFPDNYRYKDLDAMIADYAKKKKTLRISSEYLITASNYIKQTKSYKKYHGSRDPLIVTPWVRIGSNQKVQVHLSFGATEAKPPEDVDAIMDVTETGTTLKQNKLHIADKVLESSAHLIANKDSLKDPAKRGKIYDIVTLMRGAVRGRKHLHIYLNVSEANLKKLLKTMPSLKRPTVSPLSEEGWYGVNTVILKTDYHKLIPKLRKLAQGLVVHEPRQILELEEIKRDEEN from the coding sequence ATGCCGGTAAAGTTCGCCATCCCAAAGGGCAGCCTCGAGGACGCCACGTTCAAGCTGTTGGAGAGGTCGTGGACCCGCGTCAACCGCAAGAGCAGGACTTACAGGGTCTTCCTTGACGACCCCCAGATCATAGTCAAGATGCTCCGCCCCCAGGAGATTCCCACCTTGGTGGCAGAGGGCCTCTATGATGTTGGTATAACCGGCAAGGACTGGGTAGGCGAGACCCGGGCCGATGTCGAGCCGCTACTCGATCTTGAATACGGCCGCATAAAGCTGGTAGTCGCATTCCCGGACAACTATCGATACAAGGACCTTGACGCCATGATAGCCGATTACGCCAAAAAGAAAAAAACCCTGAGGATATCATCCGAATATCTGATCACCGCGTCGAACTACATAAAACAGACAAAATCGTACAAGAAATACCACGGCTCCCGCGATCCTCTGATAGTCACCCCGTGGGTCCGCATAGGCTCAAACCAAAAGGTACAGGTCCACCTGTCATTTGGCGCCACAGAGGCCAAGCCACCTGAAGATGTGGACGCGATAATGGATGTCACAGAGACCGGCACCACCCTAAAACAGAACAAGCTCCACATAGCCGACAAGGTGCTAGAATCAAGCGCCCACCTGATAGCCAACAAGGATTCGCTCAAGGATCCCGCCAAGCGGGGCAAGATATACGATATAGTAACGCTCATGCGCGGGGCTGTCCGCGGCCGCAAGCACCTGCACATATACCTCAACGTAAGCGAGGCCAACCTCAAAAAGCTGCTAAAGACGATGCCCTCCCTCAAGAGGCCCACGGTCTCTCCCCTCAGCGAGGAGGGCTGGTACGGCGTAAACACGGTAATACTAAAGACTGACTACCACAAGCTCATACCCAAGCTGCGCAAGCTGGCCCAGGGTCTGGTGGTCCACGAGCCGCGGCAGATATTGGAGCTCGAAGAGATAAAGCGTGACGAGGAGAATTGA
- a CDS encoding histidinol dehydrogenase (COG0141) codes for MIRIARVRDAEKFASSARPRIPEHRRKDVQKIIEYIRKGGDAALQKTEARFGSRVSSFRVTKKEIQAAYSIISRQELAAVKASKIALERTERATLSGLNGTVMRHKGTIIHRGYSPISSVGCYVPGGLAKYPSSAIMSVVPARIAGVPRIVVATPPDRSGSIDPLTLVAADACGATEIYKTGGAQAVAALSYGTRTIHPVDKIVGPGGLYVTLAKSLVSGDTAIDMLAGPTELAILADSSSDARHIAADLISQAEHSSDTSCYVITNSASKAREIDGILSDRMRGMPRSGIIRPALKNNGFIAVCTTMDAMVKLANMMAPEHLEVLTKKPRNIADRIRTAGLVLVGPYTPSSASDYMLGTNHILPTGGSGRARGSLSVLDFLRLDTQVESTRAGLRRISGHLRTLSAAEGLDSHHKAVEERL; via the coding sequence TTGATACGGATAGCAAGGGTACGTGACGCCGAAAAGTTCGCGTCATCTGCAAGGCCCCGCATACCAGAACACCGCAGGAAAGATGTGCAAAAGATTATCGAATATATCAGAAAGGGGGGCGATGCGGCACTCCAAAAAACAGAGGCGCGCTTTGGCTCCCGGGTGAGCTCCTTCCGGGTGACAAAAAAAGAGATACAGGCGGCATACTCTATAATCTCAAGGCAGGAGCTTGCCGCTGTAAAAGCCTCCAAGATAGCACTCGAGAGGACCGAGCGGGCCACCCTCTCCGGGCTGAACGGGACGGTCATGCGGCACAAAGGCACCATAATACACAGGGGCTACTCCCCTATCTCCAGCGTCGGATGCTACGTGCCAGGGGGTCTGGCAAAGTATCCAAGCTCTGCGATAATGTCGGTTGTTCCCGCAAGAATAGCGGGTGTGCCCCGGATAGTGGTGGCCACCCCGCCGGATAGAAGCGGCAGCATAGACCCCCTTACCCTGGTGGCGGCCGATGCCTGCGGTGCGACCGAGATATACAAGACGGGCGGGGCCCAGGCGGTGGCCGCCCTCTCCTACGGCACAAGGACCATCCATCCAGTAGACAAGATAGTGGGGCCCGGGGGCCTGTATGTAACCCTGGCAAAGTCGCTTGTCAGCGGGGATACTGCAATAGACATGCTGGCGGGCCCCACCGAACTGGCCATACTGGCGGATTCCTCCTCCGATGCCCGGCATATAGCGGCCGATCTAATCTCCCAGGCAGAGCACAGCAGTGACACGTCTTGCTATGTAATAACGAACTCTGCATCAAAGGCCCGCGAAATAGACGGCATTCTCTCGGATAGGATGCGTGGCATGCCCCGCTCTGGTATAATCCGGCCGGCCCTCAAAAATAACGGATTTATCGCCGTGTGTACCACGATGGATGCCATGGTAAAGCTTGCCAATATGATGGCCCCGGAGCACCTTGAGGTGCTCACCAAAAAGCCGCGCAATATAGCAGATAGGATAAGGACAGCGGGCCTTGTACTGGTGGGCCCGTACACGCCATCTTCTGCGAGCGACTATATGCTCGGCACCAACCATATACTGCCCACCGGCGGCTCGGGCAGGGCCAGGGGCTCGCTCTCGGTACTGGACTTTCTAAGGCTGGATACACAGGTAGAGTCCACCCGGGCTGGACTGCGCCGCATATCGGGGCACCTGCGGACGCTCTCTGCAGCAGAGGGCCTGGATAGCCACCATAAGGCAGTGGAGGAAAGGCTGTGA